The segment CGAGATTTTCGATCCGCGCCAGCGACCAGATATCGCCGAGCCCGGAAAGAAGGCTGCGCAACGCGAGTCGCGCGCGCTTCGGATCGAGATTGCGATAGGCCTTGATGGCGATGCGCACCTCGCCATCCGCGACGACCGCGATTTCACGCGCCGCGTCGTCACCGATGGCGGCGAGCAGATCGCCCTCGTCGCGTGCAATGTCGGCGAGCCGCGCCAGCGAACGGCTCGTCCCGGGCATAATGCGCTCGAGAATCGGCATCGCCTCGCGGCGGATGGCGTTGCGTACGAAGCGGATGTCGGCGTTTGTCGGGTCCGTGACGAATTCGATCGCATGGCGTGCGGCGAAGGATTCGATATCCACGCGACGCACATCGAGAAACGGCCGCGCGAACGGCGGCGCGAGCGGACGGATGCCCGCGAGCCCGGACGTTCCGGCCCCGCGCAGGGCGCGATACAAAACGGTTTCCGCCTGATCGTCCAGGTGATGCGCCGTTGCGACGCGGTCGGCGCCGCCCTCGTCCGCCATATCACGCAACGCCGCATGCCGGGCGTCGCGCGCGGCCTCTTCAAGACTTTCGCCTCGGCGCGCGCGAACCTTCAGGCGGCGCACGAAAAACGGCAACCCGATCGCGGCGGAGTGTTGCTCGACAAATTGCGCGTGATCGGCCGCGTTTTCATGGATACCGTGATCGACGTGCGCGACGGCGAGATCGAGTTTCCATTGCGGCGCGATGACGCGCAACGCGGCCAGAAGCGACATGGAGTCCAAACCGCCGGACACCGCGACCAGAACGCGACGCGCGCCCTCAAACAGGCCGCGAGTGACGACGGTCTGCCGAACGGCATTGATGAGTGGATCGAATTTCGGAATTCCGTGCGCCGCGATTTTGCGCGGGACGCTCACGGTGATTCCGAAGGCGAATACGCGACGTTGCCCGGCGGGCGCTCGCCGGCGGATTCGGAAACCGCGTAGTTGCACCCCAGCTCGCCTTTGTTCGGCGTGACGTAAACGGTCAACAGGCGCGTGTCCTTGCGGTAATAGAGCATCTCCGCGTCCTCGGCCGCCGCGTCGCCGGCGGGCTTCCATCCGCGCGGCGGAAGCTGCTCGCGAAAAAATGCCTTCACCGTTTCGGCGTCGGACTGCGTGGTATATGTCTCGCGCACGCCGCCCGGGCCGACGACCTTTTGTGACAGGGTGCCGAGGCCAAAGCGCGGAATGTCGTTGCCCGGGGACGGCTCGGCGCCGCCGCGACATGCGGCTCCACAAAGCGCGACGGCCGCCACGGCAAGAAATACGATCGGCCAGGGTTTTCTCTCTTGCGACTTCGACATGCCTTTGCCTGCTCCGCGTAAAACCGACACGCACCGGGGCGCGAGGCGCCGCGCCCATTATGAACGGAGGGCGCGCGAATTGTCATGCGGCGAACGCCGCGCCGCTTGCATCGAAGGACGCCGGGCGACAGGATGCGTCGGCCATGAGCGACGAAAAAACCGTTTATCTTCCTATCGTCGGCATGCACTGCGCCTCCTGCGTCGGCCGCGTGCAAAACGCGCTTGACCGCGTGCCGGGCGCGAGGGCCGAGGTGAATTTCGGGACCGAGTCCGCGCGCGTTAGTTACGATCCGGACCGGATTTCGCCCCGGGAACTCGTGGGGGCGGTCGACGGCGTGGGTTACCGCGTCGGCACGGCACGGATCGAGATGCCCATCGAGGGGATGCATTGCGCCTCGTGCGTGACGCGCGTGGAAAAGGCGCTGAAAACCGCGCCCGGCGTGCTGGACGCGAGCGTCAATCTGGCGCTGGAGCGGGCGATCGTCGACGGCATCGCCGGCGCGTTTTCGTGGGACGACCTGAAGGCGCGCGTGGAATCGGCGGGCAGCTACCGCGTCGCGGACGCCGCCGCGAGCGGCGACGCAGCCGATCCGGCGCACGCACGCCGCGCGGAAACGCGCTCGCTTGTGCGACGCCTTGTCGTGGGCATCGCGCTCGGCGCGCCGGTTGTCGCGGACATGATCGCGCACATGGCGGGCGTGCATCCATTCGGCGGCGCGGCGCGACCGTGGATTCTGCTGGCGCTGACGGCGCCCGTGTTCGCATATTCCGGTTGGCCGTTTCACCGCGGGCTTATCGCGTCGCTGCGACACCGCACCGCGGACATGAACACGCTCATCAGTCTCGGCACGAGTGTCGCGTTTTTCGAGTCGTTTTTGAACACGGCCTGGCCGTCTTTGATGCGCCATCCGGGTGCCGGCGGGCATTTCAACTACGACTCCGCGATCATGATCATCGTGCTGATTCTCGTCGGGCGCATCACCGAGAGCCGAAGCAAGGCGGAAGCCTCCGGCGCGATCCGCGCCCTGCTTGAGCTTGCGCCGCGCAAGGCGCTCGCGAGGCGCGACGCGGACTGGCGCGAAGTCGACGCGGCGTCGCTTCGCCCGGGCGATATTGTCCGGCTGCGCCCGGGCGAGGCGGTCGCCGCGGACGGCGTCGTCACCGAGGGACGCACGTGGGTTGACGAGTCGATGCTGACGGGCGAGAGCCGGCCGGTCGCCAAGCAGATCGGCGACGCGATCATCGGCGGCACGGTCAACCAGTCCGGCGCGGTCGTGTACGAGGTGCGCCGCACGGGCGATGCGACGGTGCTCGCCAAGATCATCCGCGCGGTGCGCGACGCGCAGGCGCACAAGCCGCGCGTTCAGCGCCTGGCCGACAAGATCGCGTCGGTCTTCGTGCCGGCGGTCATCACGATCGCCGCGTTGGCGTTCACCGCCTGGCTCGTGTTCGGACCCGAACCCGCGCTGCCGCTGGCTCTTTTGTCGGCGACGGCCGTTTTGATCATCGCGTGCCCGTGCGCGCTCGGTTTGGCGACGCCGACGGCGATCATGGTCGGTACGGGCGTGGCCGCGAGGCTCGGCATCCTGATCCGCGGCGGTGAGTCGCTCGAATTGGCTCGCCGTCTCGATACGATCGTCTTTGACAAGACCGGCACGCTGACGCGCGGCGAAATGAGCGTGACGCGCGTGACGCCGGCCGAGGGTTTCGACGCG is part of the bacterium genome and harbors:
- the tilS gene encoding tRNA lysidine(34) synthetase TilS, which codes for MSVPRKIAAHGIPKFDPLINAVRQTVVTRGLFEGARRVLVAVSGGLDSMSLLAALRVIAPQWKLDLAVAHVDHGIHENAADHAQFVEQHSAAIGLPFFVRRLKVRARRGESLEEAARDARHAALRDMADEGGADRVATAHHLDDQAETVLYRALRGAGTSGLAGIRPLAPPFARPFLDVRRVDIESFAARHAIEFVTDPTNADIRFVRNAIRREAMPILERIMPGTSRSLARLADIARDEGDLLAAIGDDAAREIAVVADGEVRIAIKAYRNLDPKRARLALRSLLSGLGDIWSLARIENLDRHLRSDSAGKGARFGSELSIHRVTGEFVIKKVR
- a CDS encoding heavy metal translocating P-type ATPase — translated: MSDEKTVYLPIVGMHCASCVGRVQNALDRVPGARAEVNFGTESARVSYDPDRISPRELVGAVDGVGYRVGTARIEMPIEGMHCASCVTRVEKALKTAPGVLDASVNLALERAIVDGIAGAFSWDDLKARVESAGSYRVADAAASGDAADPAHARRAETRSLVRRLVVGIALGAPVVADMIAHMAGVHPFGGAARPWILLALTAPVFAYSGWPFHRGLIASLRHRTADMNTLISLGTSVAFFESFLNTAWPSLMRHPGAGGHFNYDSAIMIIVLILVGRITESRSKAEASGAIRALLELAPRKALARRDADWREVDAASLRPGDIVRLRPGEAVAADGVVTEGRTWVDESMLTGESRPVAKQIGDAIIGGTVNQSGAVVYEVRRTGDATVLAKIIRAVRDAQAHKPRVQRLADKIASVFVPAVITIAALAFTAWLVFGPEPALPLALLSATAVLIIACPCALGLATPTAIMVGTGVAARLGILIRGGESLELARRLDTIVFDKTGTLTRGEMSVTRVTPAEGFDAADVLAAAAAIERASEHPIARAIVAAATPGDAAIV